A genomic stretch from Sphingomonas sp. HDW15A includes:
- a CDS encoding DksA/TraR family C4-type zinc finger protein, which yields MAGGWTRDGAVQDQIDDTVKDAILRARALTPQGESAEECDDCGEPIPKKRREALPGVRTCVACQSERDKAIVHSTINRRGSKDSQLR from the coding sequence ATGGCCGGTGGTTGGACTCGCGACGGCGCGGTGCAGGACCAAATTGACGACACGGTAAAGGACGCCATCCTTCGCGCCCGTGCGCTCACGCCACAGGGGGAGAGCGCCGAGGAATGCGACGATTGCGGGGAGCCGATCCCGAAGAAGCGGCGCGAGGCGCTACCCGGCGTCCGCACCTGCGTCGCTTGCCAATCGGAACGAGACAAGGCCATCGTTCATTCCACGATCAACCGCCGCGGTTCGAAGGACAGTCAACTTCGCTAG
- a CDS encoding aminotransferase class V-fold PLP-dependent enzyme has protein sequence MLDPAELDAADPLTFAKARFQLPDGVIYLDGNSLGALPSSTTDRLRLTSEREWGENLIASWITAGWIDWPRQIAERIAPLVGASPDELLVCDSTSINLFKLAMAACALRPERKIILSEAGNFPTDLYMLQSVADLAGLTLRAVPRAELRSALDETVALVALTQVDYRSGERHDMAGLNSAAHGAGALTLWDLSHGAGVLAVDLSRSGADFAVGCGYKYLNGGPGAPAFLFVRRDLQGCCANPLPGWFGHSSPFDFDANYRPAAGIGRFQTGTPSILAMAALDEGLKSFDGVAIADVEAKAGRLGDLFIESVGDCLSLASPMDASIRGGHVVFGHDHAYAIVQAAIERGVIGDFRAPNLARFGFAPLYLSYSDVARAGAIVRDVVLSGVWREARFAERKAVT, from the coding sequence ATGCTCGATCCGGCCGAACTCGACGCGGCCGACCCGCTGACCTTCGCCAAAGCGCGGTTCCAACTGCCGGATGGCGTGATTTATCTCGACGGCAACAGCCTTGGCGCCCTGCCCAGTTCCACCACCGATCGGTTGCGGCTGACGAGCGAGCGGGAGTGGGGTGAGAACCTCATCGCCAGCTGGATCACAGCAGGCTGGATCGACTGGCCGCGACAGATCGCTGAGCGGATCGCGCCGCTCGTCGGCGCATCGCCGGACGAACTGCTCGTCTGCGATTCGACCTCGATCAATCTGTTCAAGCTGGCGATGGCCGCCTGCGCGCTGCGGCCTGAGCGGAAGATCATTCTGAGCGAGGCTGGCAACTTCCCGACCGATCTTTACATGCTCCAGTCCGTCGCCGACCTCGCCGGTCTGACGCTTCGCGCGGTCCCTCGTGCGGAGCTGCGCTCGGCACTGGACGAAACGGTCGCGCTTGTCGCCCTGACCCAGGTCGATTACCGGTCCGGCGAACGGCACGACATGGCGGGACTTAACAGTGCTGCCCATGGCGCGGGCGCGTTGACGTTGTGGGACCTGTCGCACGGTGCCGGTGTGCTGGCCGTGGACCTTTCCCGCTCCGGCGCGGATTTTGCGGTTGGCTGCGGCTACAAGTATCTCAACGGAGGTCCCGGGGCGCCTGCTTTTCTGTTCGTGCGCCGCGACCTGCAGGGGTGCTGCGCCAATCCGCTGCCCGGCTGGTTCGGCCATTCGTCCCCGTTCGATTTCGATGCCAACTATCGGCCCGCCGCCGGGATCGGCCGCTTCCAGACAGGTACGCCGTCAATCCTGGCCATGGCCGCGTTGGACGAAGGACTGAAAAGCTTCGATGGCGTTGCGATCGCGGACGTCGAAGCCAAGGCTGGGCGTCTCGGTGACCTGTTCATCGAGTCGGTCGGCGATTGCCTATCGCTGGCCTCACCAATGGATGCGTCGATTCGGGGTGGTCACGTCGTATTCGGTCATGATCATGCCTACGCCATCGTCCAGGCCGCGATCGAACGTGGCGTAATTGGCGACTTTCGTGCACCCAACCTTGCCCGCTTCGGTTTCGCCCCCTTGTACCTTAGCTATTCGGACGTGGCGCGGGCCGGCGCGATCGTCCGGGATGTTGTTCTGTCCGGAGTGTGGCGAGAAGCGCGTTTCGCGGAGCGGAAGGCCGTAACCTAG
- the dcd gene encoding dCTP deaminase: MSILSDRWIREQALSNGMIEPFVEAQRREGAISYGLSSYGYDARVADEFKIFTNVDNAIVDPKDFAANSFVDRKTDVCIIPPNSFALARTIEYFRVPEDVLVICLGKSTYARCGIIVNVTPLEPGWEGHVTLEFSNTTPLPAKIYANEGACQFLFLKGNERCETSYKDRAGKYMGQRGVTLPRL, translated from the coding sequence TTCGCGAGCAGGCCCTTTCCAACGGCATGATCGAACCGTTCGTCGAGGCGCAGCGGCGCGAGGGTGCGATCAGCTACGGCCTGTCCTCCTACGGCTACGACGCGCGGGTCGCCGACGAATTCAAGATCTTCACCAACGTGGACAATGCCATCGTCGACCCCAAGGACTTCGCCGCCAACAGTTTCGTCGATCGCAAGACGGACGTCTGCATCATCCCGCCCAACAGCTTCGCGCTGGCCCGGACCATCGAATATTTCCGCGTGCCGGAGGACGTGCTGGTCATTTGCCTTGGCAAATCGACCTATGCGCGGTGCGGGATCATCGTTAACGTCACCCCGCTGGAGCCCGGCTGGGAAGGGCATGTGACGCTGGAATTCTCCAACACGACGCCGCTGCCCGCGAAAATCTATGCCAATGAAGGCGCGTGCCAGTTCTTGTTCCTCAAGGGGAACGAGCGCTGTGAGACAAGCTACAAGGATCGCGCCGGCAAATATATGGGGCAGCGCGGCGTGACCCTCCCCCGCCTGTGA
- a CDS encoding DMT family transporter — translation MQGTRDTDRPIEQRPLLAMGLRLLTALLLASMFAGVKWASQRGVHVVESLFWRQLGSAFCATAWVAWGPGFETLRTKRIGAHVTRMGIGLTAMFLNFLAMTLLPLAEATAIGFSVPIFSVVLAALVLGEPTGKWRWGAVVVGFIGVLVVVQPGSSHLPLEGGAVAVVAALMTAAVTIVIRRLGATEAAATTVFWFAVSSLLPLAILMPWFGKAHDLQTWAIVSGLSLAGGLAQLTLTGALRLAPVALVMPMDYTSLIWATLFGFLLFGQLPTEWTWIGAPVIIASGLVILWREHRLARASRAAQAVPE, via the coding sequence ATGCAGGGAACCCGCGACACCGACCGGCCGATCGAGCAGCGCCCATTGCTGGCCATGGGGCTCCGGCTGCTGACGGCGCTGCTGCTGGCATCGATGTTCGCAGGCGTGAAATGGGCGTCGCAGCGCGGAGTCCATGTCGTGGAGAGCCTGTTCTGGCGCCAGCTCGGTTCGGCTTTTTGCGCAACGGCGTGGGTGGCGTGGGGTCCCGGCTTCGAAACGCTCAGGACGAAGCGGATTGGCGCTCATGTCACGCGCATGGGCATCGGCCTCACCGCCATGTTCCTCAATTTCCTCGCAATGACCCTGCTCCCGCTGGCCGAGGCCACGGCGATAGGCTTTTCGGTGCCGATCTTCTCGGTTGTCCTGGCGGCGCTGGTGCTCGGCGAGCCGACCGGCAAATGGCGCTGGGGTGCGGTCGTCGTCGGCTTCATCGGCGTTCTCGTCGTCGTCCAGCCCGGCAGCAGCCATTTGCCGCTGGAAGGTGGCGCGGTCGCGGTCGTTGCGGCCTTGATGACGGCGGCGGTGACGATCGTCATCCGCAGACTTGGCGCGACGGAGGCGGCGGCCACGACCGTTTTCTGGTTCGCGGTGAGCTCGCTATTGCCGCTGGCAATCCTGATGCCGTGGTTCGGCAAGGCACACGACCTCCAGACCTGGGCAATCGTCTCTGGCTTGTCGCTTGCCGGCGGCCTCGCGCAGCTGACTCTTACCGGCGCGCTTCGCCTGGCTCCGGTCGCCCTCGTCATGCCTATGGATTATACCAGCCTCATCTGGGCGACCCTGTTCGGCTTCCTCTTGTTCGGCCAGCTGCCCACCGAATGGACGTGGATCGGCGCGCCGGTGATCATCGCCTCCGGCCTCGTCATCCTGTGGCGCGAGCATCGGCTGGCCCGGGCTTCACGCGCCGCGCAGGCCGTGCCAGAGTGA
- a CDS encoding M28 family peptidase — protein MIRVTLLSAALLSTSAAATAPPPTPEVVMHDISIRVSGARIKKDVEKLVSFGTRHTLSSQTDPKRGIGAAVRWAEKEMKSFGLETLQTCDTVTGRRVPTPTKVCNAVAIQRGTERPNDVVIITGHIDSRVSDVMDFTKNAPGANDDGSGTAAVLEAARVLSKHKFPGTIVYAALSGEEQGLLGGKILADYAKAQSWNVIANLNNDIIGNSCGSDGVCNDKVVRVFSEGPRWQGREELAAQQRSLGGENDSPSRNISRFLDTLAERLPHIGLDVMQVWRNDRFGRGGDHTEFLNAGFPAVRFSVAVENYNWQHQDLRTEKGVEYGDTIDKMDFPYLEKVTKLNVAALVAIASAPPPPMPSVEGAVSTDTTLKWPMLSTADSFVVRWRRSDANQWQNELRVPKQLRADTPDTIVLKGIRVDDWVFGVSSVSKSGFESPVASAVPGGAFKPYVVPPPKP, from the coding sequence ATGATCCGTGTCACCCTGCTTTCCGCCGCCCTTCTTTCCACCTCCGCTGCCGCAACGGCGCCTCCACCGACGCCCGAGGTCGTGATGCACGACATCAGCATCCGCGTAAGCGGGGCGCGGATCAAAAAGGACGTCGAAAAGCTCGTCAGCTTCGGCACCCGTCACACCCTGTCGTCGCAGACCGACCCCAAGCGCGGGATCGGCGCCGCGGTCCGCTGGGCGGAAAAGGAAATGAAGTCGTTCGGTCTTGAAACGCTGCAGACCTGCGACACGGTTACCGGACGGCGCGTTCCAACCCCGACGAAGGTATGCAACGCTGTCGCAATCCAGCGCGGCACCGAGCGGCCCAACGACGTCGTCATCATCACCGGCCATATCGACAGCCGCGTCAGCGACGTGATGGACTTCACCAAGAACGCGCCGGGCGCCAACGACGACGGCAGCGGCACTGCGGCGGTTCTCGAGGCCGCGCGCGTGCTGTCCAAGCACAAGTTCCCCGGCACGATCGTCTATGCCGCGCTCTCGGGCGAGGAACAGGGTCTGCTCGGCGGTAAGATCCTCGCCGACTATGCCAAGGCGCAGAGTTGGAACGTCATCGCCAATCTGAACAACGACATTATCGGCAACAGCTGCGGGTCGGACGGTGTCTGCAACGACAAGGTTGTCCGCGTCTTCTCCGAAGGTCCCCGTTGGCAGGGCCGCGAGGAACTGGCGGCGCAGCAGCGCAGCCTAGGCGGCGAAAATGACAGCCCGTCGCGCAATATTTCGCGCTTCCTCGATACTCTCGCCGAGCGGCTGCCGCACATCGGCCTCGACGTCATGCAGGTGTGGCGCAACGACCGCTTCGGGCGCGGTGGCGATCACACCGAGTTCCTCAACGCGGGCTTTCCCGCCGTCCGCTTCTCGGTAGCGGTCGAGAATTACAATTGGCAGCATCAGGATTTGCGGACGGAAAAGGGCGTCGAGTACGGCGACACCATCGACAAGATGGATTTCCCTTATCTTGAAAAGGTGACGAAGCTGAATGTCGCCGCGCTCGTTGCCATCGCCTCTGCCCCGCCGCCGCCAATGCCCTCGGTCGAGGGAGCGGTTTCTACCGACACGACGCTCAAATGGCCGATGCTTTCGACCGCCGATAGTTTCGTCGTTCGGTGGAGGCGGTCGGATGCGAACCAATGGCAGAATGAGCTGCGAGTACCGAAGCAACTTCGCGCCGATACTCCTGACACTATCGTGCTGAAGGGAATTCGCGTCGACGACTGGGTGTTCGGCGTCTCCTCGGTCAGCAAGAGCGGCTTCGAAAGCCCGGTCGCTTCGGCGGTCCCCGGCGGCGCATTCAAGCCTTACGTCGTCCCACCGCCGAAGCCTTGA
- a CDS encoding NAD(P)H-dependent oxidoreductase — MDNYRIAIVVGSLREGSINRKIARSMCGMRGDGLECSMVEIGDLPLYNQDYDALPHQPEAYTRFRDQIAAADGILFCTPEYNRGVPGVLKNAIDVGSRPYGKSIWNKKPAAIISASPGAIGGFGANHQLRQACVFLDMPVMQQPEAYLGHVTDDSFDSDGCLKEGPLKDLVAKLAHAFHDWVDMIHRSRAALA, encoded by the coding sequence ATGGACAACTACAGAATCGCAATCGTCGTCGGCAGCCTTCGCGAAGGCAGTATCAATCGCAAGATCGCCCGATCAATGTGCGGGATGCGTGGAGACGGTCTCGAATGCTCGATGGTCGAGATTGGCGACCTCCCGCTCTACAATCAGGATTACGATGCGCTGCCCCATCAGCCGGAAGCATACACGCGCTTTCGCGATCAAATCGCCGCTGCCGACGGAATCCTGTTTTGTACTCCGGAATATAATCGCGGAGTCCCTGGCGTCCTCAAGAATGCCATCGACGTCGGCTCGCGGCCTTACGGCAAGAGCATCTGGAACAAGAAGCCTGCGGCAATCATCTCTGCGTCGCCAGGAGCGATCGGCGGCTTCGGCGCCAATCACCAGCTTCGTCAGGCCTGCGTGTTCCTGGACATGCCAGTGATGCAGCAACCGGAAGCCTATCTGGGACACGTTACGGACGACAGCTTCGATTCCGACGGCTGTCTGAAGGAAGGGCCACTGAAGGATTTGGTCGCGAAGCTGGCCCATGCGTTTCACGACTGGGTGGACATGATTCACCGCTCGCGGGCGGCGCTGGCCTAG
- a CDS encoding VacB/RNase II family 3'-5' exoribonuclease: MPRKPKAGLPTPKQILEFIETSDQPAGKREIARAFGLKGNDKIALKTLLKDMADEGLIDSAPGRAFHKMGGVPKVTVLRVTSVEDGEVWATPEQWHAEKPAPKLRVIERGKRSALGLNDRILARTEERGKGHVAHVMKKLQRSADLVLGVVRLEGDRHYLTPVDKRERRELPISDLGDAQPGDLVLAEPSGRPPRVTARVDAILGDPFAPRSFSLIAIHKHGLRDEFRDEAIAEAKKVARQKLGEEREDLTHLPIVAIDPEDARDHDDAIWAQAREDGDGWDAIVVIADVSYYVRPGSELDREARARGNSVYFPDRVVPMLPHELSSDMCSLKEGQLRAAMACHLHIGKDGALKSWRFTRAKICVVANIAYENAQAAIDAAGEEVTEVSSSPCAMPAVEGPVPAEIVEKALRPLWACWRALLSAREKREPLELDLPERRVVLDEKGRILSVAPRERLDAHRLVEDYMIAANVAAAKALEKKKAPVMYRVHEAPSRVKLTTLKDYLGTFDIEFALGQVIRPATFNRIIERVGDDHEARPEIMEQLLRTQMQARYSPETLGHFGLSLGAYAHFTSPIRRYADLLVHRALVSAYKLGEGGLPAEDGTKFEDIGEQISMLERRAMEAERETVDRYVAAFLADKVGQILRCRITGVQPFGFFATVEDLGGDGLVPAAILGNEYFRYDEASQSLIGEQSSETFAMGQKIELKLAEANPASGALRFELPEGRFAGPQRQRKDRVRTRARRGRPGNIRHQGRRRR; this comes from the coding sequence ATGCCGCGCAAACCGAAGGCGGGACTGCCCACGCCAAAGCAGATTCTCGAATTCATCGAGACCAGCGACCAGCCCGCCGGCAAGCGAGAGATCGCGCGTGCCTTCGGTCTCAAGGGTAATGACAAGATCGCGCTGAAGACCCTGCTCAAGGACATGGCGGACGAAGGGCTGATCGACTCCGCGCCCGGCCGCGCCTTCCACAAGATGGGCGGCGTGCCCAAGGTCACCGTGCTTCGTGTGACGTCGGTCGAGGACGGCGAAGTGTGGGCGACACCGGAACAATGGCATGCCGAAAAGCCGGCTCCGAAGCTACGCGTGATCGAGCGCGGCAAGCGTTCGGCCCTCGGTCTCAATGATCGCATCCTCGCCCGCACCGAGGAGCGCGGAAAGGGCCATGTCGCCCATGTGATGAAGAAGCTGCAGCGCTCGGCCGACCTGGTTCTCGGCGTGGTGCGGCTGGAGGGTGACCGGCACTACTTGACCCCGGTCGACAAGCGCGAGCGGCGTGAGCTGCCGATTTCCGACCTTGGCGATGCGCAGCCCGGCGACCTCGTCCTTGCCGAACCATCGGGTCGTCCGCCGCGCGTGACGGCGCGGGTGGACGCGATCCTCGGCGATCCGTTCGCCCCGCGCAGCTTCTCGCTCATCGCCATCCACAAGCATGGCCTCCGCGACGAATTCCGCGACGAGGCCATTGCCGAGGCGAAGAAGGTCGCGCGCCAGAAGCTCGGCGAAGAGCGCGAGGATCTCACGCATCTGCCGATCGTCGCCATCGACCCGGAGGACGCACGCGACCATGACGACGCCATCTGGGCGCAAGCGCGCGAGGACGGCGACGGCTGGGACGCGATCGTAGTCATCGCGGACGTCAGCTATTACGTCCGCCCCGGCAGCGAACTCGACCGCGAGGCGCGCGCCCGGGGCAACAGCGTCTATTTCCCCGACCGCGTCGTGCCGATGCTCCCGCACGAATTGTCGTCGGACATGTGCTCACTCAAGGAGGGCCAGCTTCGCGCCGCGATGGCCTGCCACCTGCACATCGGCAAGGACGGCGCCCTCAAGAGCTGGAGATTCACTCGTGCCAAGATTTGTGTTGTCGCAAACATTGCGTACGAGAATGCACAAGCGGCGATCGACGCCGCGGGCGAGGAAGTCACCGAGGTCTCTTCGTCGCCCTGCGCGATGCCGGCGGTCGAGGGACCGGTCCCGGCTGAGATCGTCGAAAAGGCGCTGAGGCCGCTCTGGGCCTGCTGGCGCGCTTTGCTTTCGGCCCGCGAGAAGCGCGAACCGCTTGAGCTCGACCTGCCCGAACGCCGCGTCGTTCTCGACGAGAAGGGCCGCATTCTGTCGGTCGCGCCGCGAGAACGGCTCGATGCCCATCGCCTGGTCGAGGATTATATGATCGCGGCAAACGTCGCGGCTGCGAAGGCGCTGGAAAAAAAGAAGGCGCCGGTCATGTATCGCGTCCACGAGGCGCCTAGCCGGGTCAAGCTGACCACGCTCAAGGATTATCTCGGCACGTTCGACATCGAGTTCGCGCTTGGCCAGGTCATCCGGCCCGCCACCTTCAATCGCATCATCGAGCGGGTTGGCGACGATCATGAGGCTCGGCCGGAGATCATGGAGCAATTGCTTAGAACGCAGATGCAGGCGCGCTACTCGCCCGAGACACTCGGGCACTTCGGACTTTCGCTCGGCGCTTACGCGCATTTTACCTCGCCGATCCGACGCTACGCGGACCTGCTCGTCCACCGCGCCCTGGTTAGCGCCTACAAACTAGGCGAGGGCGGGCTGCCAGCGGAGGACGGGACGAAGTTCGAGGATATCGGCGAGCAAATCTCGATGCTCGAACGGCGGGCGATGGAAGCCGAGCGCGAAACGGTCGATCGTTATGTCGCGGCGTTTCTCGCCGACAAGGTCGGGCAGATCCTGCGTTGCCGGATAACCGGCGTTCAGCCATTCGGATTCTTCGCGACGGTCGAGGATCTGGGCGGCGATGGGCTGGTCCCGGCGGCGATTCTTGGCAACGAATATTTCCGCTACGACGAAGCGTCGCAATCGCTCATCGGCGAGCAGAGCTCGGAGACCTTTGCCATGGGCCAGAAGATCGAGCTCAAGCTCGCCGAGGCCAATCCGGCGTCCGGCGCGCTGCGCTTCGAGCTTCCGGAGGGCCGTTTTGCCGGGCCGCAGCGCCAGCGGAAGGATCGCGTACGGACAAGGGCGCGCCGCGGCCGCCCGGGCAATATCCGGCACCAGGGCCGCCGCCGCCGGTGA